Part of the Zea mays cultivar B73 chromosome 4, Zm-B73-REFERENCE-NAM-5.0, whole genome shotgun sequence genome is shown below.
AGGGAACGGCGGCAATGGTACTGATGGAAGTACGGTCGCATAACGATGCTGAATTGGACGACGAAAAACAAATGCCGGCGATATCAGCGTGATGCGATGCGAGTATAATCGTTAGAAAAAAAACGCGCATCACACGCACAGCTAAATGAGGCGAGACAAATAATATGTTTGTGGCTGTGTCCACAGTCGGATGCGGCTGTGTCCTATAAATAAGCCACCGGACGCTGCACACTTCGCAGCAACCGGTagccacacacaagacacaaccaCTGTGTTGACCTACTCCAGTCCCCAGCTATCTTGCGTAGCGGCATTCTCGATCGAGCTCGTACACTCCTAACCATCGACATCACGCATCCTACTCGCTCTAGCGGCCAGAGCGTCAGAgccaggggcggcagcagcgcgcgcggcGCACGACGACGACAGGTTCGTTCGCGGCATGGTGAAGGGCGCCCAGCTCCAGGACGCGGCGGCCGACGCCGCCCGcaatgcggcggcggcggcggcgaggcagCAGGGCTGTGGTGGCGGCGGCCCGGCGGGCTGCGGCAAGAGGCAGTACAAGGGCGTGCGGATGCGGAGCTGGGGCTCCTGGGTGTCGGAGATCAGGGCGCCCAACCAGAAGACCCGGATATGGCTCGGCTCCTACTCCACCGCCGAGGCCGCCGCGCGCGCCTACGACGCCGCCCTGCTCTGCCTCAAGGGCTCCGCCGCCGACCTCAACTTCCCCGTGCACCTCCCCTTCCACATCCCCGCCGCCGCCATGTCGCCCAAGTCCATCCAgcgcgtcgccgccgccgccgcggccaaTGCCACCTGCGGCAGCCCGCTGcaggccggcgccggcgccgccgccgccgcgccccacTACTACTCCTACTCCTCCTCCGCCGCCTCCACGATGGCCGCCGACGGCGCCACCCCTCCGTGCAGCTACGGCGACGCGTCGTCGGGCGTGAGCTCCCCGGAGACGGCCGGGAACACTGATGACCTGTGCTACGGCGTGGCGCACGACGACGACGTGGACATGGTGGCGGGCGACGCGGACCTCGCCGCGCTCGCGGACATCGAGTCCTTCTTCCGGTCGCccaagtgcatggagtacgctatGATGGACCCATGCAGCACGTTCTTCGCGCCAGCGCCCATGGCGACGGACGCGGCCAGCGAGTGGGAGTGGGAGGAGGAAGGCGAGATCGACCTCTGGAGCTTCTCGTCCCTCAACTGATCGCCAGACATCAGTTCGGAGGTCAAGCCGGCCTCAAGCGGTCACCATTCGTCTCAAATCAACGCTGACTGATTAATTACAACTGCAACCAACCTACGTGATCAAGAATTGGTCACGGTATAAATAAGCATCATATATAAATATGCTATGAAGGATTATTTGATTCATACCACTAGTTAATTATTGCACTATATATTACTAGTGCTAGGCTAATTATGCAATGTGGAGGGAGGCTCTCATGGAGCTACATGTTTTAAGGCAGCTTTCCATGGAGTCAATCTCCTCTCCGTTGCATGCCAGGCTATGTGTAGACGAAGCTGTGTTTTTCTGCAAGTGCAAGTAATGTATAATGAATTATCATGAATTCATGATCTACTCCTACTTGTGTCCAAAGCATCGTCCCCTTTACTATTTAAGTCATTGGACGGTACTATACTGCTCTAGTATATCTAAGTAGATGCAGGATTTTGGGGATCTTTGTGACTGAAAATTTCGTGTGGGTCATATATGACGGCCATGCGCCTATATTTGTGCTTACTGATACACAGTGACAGTACCTCTCATTTTCTCTTATTAAACCTGGATCTCAAATATGATTTTTTATTATGCATGCTGAGCTGCTGCCGCATCATTAATTTCTAGGATTTGCTTCCTCGGCACAAAAGAAACAAAGAGGACTTGTCCCAACTTTTAACGATGGGAAATAGCATTAGAAAAAAAAATCAGGATTCTCCAGGGCCGTGAAAATTCAGGCTGCCCTGCAAGAATCGCCACTATCAGTCCATCACTAGATTTGCAAAGGCAAAGGTTGTTGTTAAGTGTTGATTATATGTCTAAGAGGTAATTATATTTTGTGATAATGTTAATATGCCTTTAGGTGAAAGCATATTAGCAGAGATGGGGGGCTAACGTGCTAGCAGAGGGACTCGATCTAGCCGCCACCAACCATTGCCGCCTCTCTTCCTAGAAGGGCCACGTACGTTAAGGCGTCTTGTATATTTCCTCTTGCTACGCGTACAATGCTGGCACACCAGTATCATGTGTTTCATCCCCGGATACCATAGAGAACCTGCTGCTGTTGATGTGGCATTGATTAACAACGAACGTGAGGTGCACGTGTGGATATGTTGCTTTTGGTGGTACACGAGGATGTACAACTAATCTCATTGTACCGTCACGCTCTTCTTTCATCACGATGCGTGTCGAATGGTAACAATTCATAGATGTGTTTTCTTGGTTGAACGTGGTATATGTATGCTAGTGCATAACATACCCATTTCCTATAGTGATACCAGAGTTGTCCATGCACAATTTCTTATCTATATGGTTTGCATATAAGTGGTATGACTGGTGTATTAAATCTACTTTTGCTTTTGTTGTAACACAAATTGAGACAACAATTGATGTTGATGTAGTTGTCGAAATAGTCGCATAACTTGTTTGCGTCTACGGGTTAGAATTCCCATCGGGTGTATAAAATCAGTTTGCTTTCTCTCCTGACCACTCACATAACTTGTTCTCATTAGTTGGCATCACCGTTGGGGCTAACAATATGTACCCTTCAGGTTGGAAATAGCGGGATGGTCATTGTTGTAAGTGTGTCCTCACTTCTATTTTATCCTAGGACCGCTCGGTGGTATTATGTAGGAGTGTTGTGCTATTTCGGCTTCCTGTCCTATTTGGTTTAGGAGGTTTAGGTGATTTTTGATAGCCTATCTATAGTGTAAGAGTAACTCCAACAACTCCCAAGAAAATTACTTCAACAACTGCAGACTTAGGGAGATTGGATGAAGTGCGTATGCGACAAAATGGCGTGGGAACGGAAACCACCAGCTAGATTGGGAGCCTGCAGGTCAGCGGAAATTTGCGCACTGGCTGAGATTGTATTCGCACGTGAGACTTTAGGGGCAACATCGGTTGGACACatggtttttctttttcttttcaaaaAAACTATTTGGGACCAAGGTTTAAAGAATTGCTGGAGTTGCTctaatctatatctatactatacttaaagcaccagtttcaacagcGTCGTGTGTCATCTTTTTGCAAAAAAACCTCTACACTTCTTCCAATTTATGTGGGTCCGCGAGTTTGTGGATTGGTTCCTTGGATTTGGAGCGTTTTTCTCTGTTAGTCTGTTGGGGCTTACTTCTCCATTTTCCCGACTGCTTGTCGCGTACTCCCTCTCTCCTACAGCGCGGGGGGAGTCAAACCGCTCGACACAACTGCTAGCGTACCAGAGCCTCGGGGTGCTCTACGGCGGGGATGGTGGGGAGGGCGGCACCTTCACGCTCTACTCCCTCATCTGCCGCCACGTCCGTGCCGGCCTCCTGCCCGGCGGCAGCACCAGAGATGAGCTCATGGAGGAAGAGAAGGCCACCGGGCGTCATGGCGAGCGACCCGTGTCCAGGGACAGAGCAGTGCTGGAGAAGTAGAGTGCTGCAGTGGCTGTTGCTACTGTTCACACTGCTCGGGACATGCATGGTCATCGGGGACGGCGTGCTCACCCGGTAGTCTCAGGTTGGACCCCTTGCCACAGTCTTGGTTTTGGATGGTTGGTCTCAATCCGCTTCCCCCGTCGCTTCACGACCGAGTCACATGCCCGCATCCGCCCGCTTCTCCCCCACCCCAATCAACACGCGCCATCCCTGGATCCCGCCGCCGCACAAGCTGCCCTGACCCTGACCCTGACCCCGACACCGGCCCGCGCGCGCCATCCCCGCTGACTACATCAAGGGGCATGCAACTGCACTTCCAGCCGTCGCAAAAGACGCCTCCAACCGGCAATGTGCATGCCGCGCTCGCACAACAACCCACCCTTGTGCTGCCGGACGCCCCGCATTAACAGCATCTGCGCATGCCACTGGTCACCGCAGCCCAAccgccctctagatctccccatcTCGGATATAAAGGTTTTCATCTCTGACCCATCCGGTGAGTTTGCCCCCCGTCCTCTTCGTATTTGGTTTTGAATGTTCATCGACGCAAACCGTTTGTTGGTTGTTCTTCAAGTAATTGTTCAGACCCATCGCCAGCGACGAGAAGCTCCCAGTACGTAATGCCTCTGTTCTTGATATGCTCATGATATGCTTCCCGTTTAATGGGTCATTTTGCTTAGATGCTCATGATATGCTTCCTACTGTAGCTCCAAGGCAGGTGTAATCCTTAGAAACATTTGATGGTGTGCTTCTAGCCTTGTAGTACTCGATATGTGCAATTCTATAAATTATCACAGGTTTTTCACGTGAGCATGATATTGCTGCAAATATGATCTGGTCTCTAAATTGGCTAATGTGTGGCCAATTTTCAACTGTTTGATCGAGATGAACATGTGGTCCTTTAAATTGGCTTTTAAGGGAGAAACACTTGCTAGATCGACGCCTCATCTAGTACCTTCATTCTTGAACCAAGAGATCTCATCGCTGATAGAAGCTACTCCACCCAAGATAATTTCCATGTCCAAGCTCTCTTCTTGCTTGCAGCATTTGAGCTTGAGCAATACACTTGCTATAAATGCAACAAACAAATTACATTTACAAATAGATAGTCTCGGCTATGAATATGACAAAGAAACAAgtctatttatttatttgttccaCTCATGGTACTCATAACCAAAGTGAATTTTATTTAAgaaaatcacagaaagtaaattaaCTAACATACTTTTTCTTTACATACTGACAATTGATAGTATTGTTGTTTCAAATTTTTTTACTTCAATACAAATGAATAATTTCTAATATATTTTGAGCTCTTACCAGATGTTGCTAATCAGATGATGGAGATGTATAAGTCAAATTCCATATATTTCTTCTGTCTTATGCTGCTAATGAGatgttgtgagagcacctagagggggggtgaataggtgatcctgtaaaacttaaaacttattgccacaaaaaaacttggttaagtgttagtgcaatagGATCAAGTAGCTGGAGAGAAGTACTTGTGAAACACAAAAACCACTGAGAGAAACAACACAGtatacacagtggtttatcccgtggttcagccaaatacaaaacttgcctactccacattgtggcgtcccaatggacaagggttgcactcaacccctctcaagtgatccaatgatcaacttgaataccatggtgttcctttttcttatcacttttcctgtttgcgaggaatctccacaagttggagtctctcgcccttacaacaaatatcaaagtgaaagcactagagtaaaggagggaagcaacacacacaaatcccagcaatacgcacacacacaagccaagacttgagctcaaatgaaacacaacaagttcaccactagaacggagctcaaatcactaagaatgtcaatcgactGTGCGAGGATGGAgtgcgggagtcttagaatgttcagagtatgcttggtgtactcctccatgcgtctaggggtcccttttatagccccaaggcagctagcagccgttgagagcaatccaggaaggcaattcttgccttctgtcgggtggcgcaccggacagtcc
Proteins encoded:
- the LOC100384507 gene encoding uncharacterized LOC100384507 (The RefSeq protein has 1 substitution compared to this genomic sequence); amino-acid sequence: MVKGAQLQDAAADAARNAAAAAARQQGCGGGGPAGCGKRQYKGVRMRSWGSWVSEIRAPNQKTRIWLGSYSTAEAAARAYDAALLCLKGSAADLNFPVHLPFHIPAAAMSPKSIQRVAAAAAANATCGSPLQAGAGAAAAAPHYYSYSSSAASTMAADGATPPCSYGDASSGVSSPETAGNTDDLCYGVAHDDDVDMVAGDADLAALADIESFFRSPKCMEYAMMDPCSTFFAPAPMATDAASEWEWEEEGEIDLRSFSSLN